From Estrella lausannensis, one genomic window encodes:
- a CDS encoding DarT ssDNA thymidine ADP-ribosyltransferase family protein — translation MQGGKEFELKKAVDIMVSNFEKLTPSQQSDQIYVLKERLSYIKNNAGTDQKGAGALLKAVKAYEKKFSEVDGKAITGNAFQNKICQINTAAQMNVFGIASPQSNGDVLLNITHPNAPSRFFTLKQNEHDKTITISELGNPVYSKTIPDDTTTLAAVMAFKSEIVEEMTKAKEALVKKTSDNVETLAGAALKDIEESQRTLSAKKFSLGGRIAHLFKSIGSFFASIPKFFSRISSPATETTQPIVKSRVKLLAGKTKAEGQAPTKTPTAQGVDLTPQLSINQATTVSTGSDFTISPFKERSALTAQDQVITPYDAEKFHYDWQIKNSPLPEDAQKKQIGKATPEELLGMTSRGLSVSAEEFLAAAEKLKSNLPSSGQEGGPQLTTLHDLYCRAADQFEAAGDVTKAFEARANAASFAGPAASSKLHNMSQAVAFGQQAQKSPLLPAHFSGLDTGILKGGSLRASNRTINGNEITQLDFKLSRFARQDLQEHLLNIQNNLAAFEASLPAELKGKVRITEVKDTFLGKKPDGSFAVEDGYTPYEATAIQIEFGGVGSVIIGNNKEFGCLFNNIKVLVKADLPEGKAEQQVHQMLTMLGVGPILNEQRPMDEERLKTALIFRTYYPQQATKMEKTKEFYEMPLDMLRQKIEAEVPEMKDVFKKYEDNPELIEKKEIYPGKTTFSINDIGMLMRKKGAYGLMAGVGSYVPASDAADTVVLMMKYGALASQDRFQAGLFVEGASSEKDLRTGGGDHVFTRLINDKTAKGKLADTYGGDFTFSGTYQMLYDLDVCNTGAYGYKTDEYGVKNPDHNDYSIYAGRKNLPELAEMTDNYNNEIMVKNTVPPAMIRGIVCQTQENKDVLVEKLTAQGVIVDGKINGKPVDSFIHVASKFTKEMWDN, via the coding sequence GCGCAAATGAACGTTTTCGGCATTGCGTCTCCCCAAAGCAACGGAGATGTGCTTCTGAACATTACCCACCCCAACGCGCCAAGTCGCTTTTTTACTCTCAAACAGAACGAGCACGACAAAACGATCACCATATCCGAGCTCGGGAACCCGGTTTATTCCAAAACAATTCCAGATGATACCACCACCCTTGCCGCCGTCATGGCCTTCAAGAGTGAAATCGTCGAGGAGATGACCAAAGCCAAGGAAGCGTTGGTTAAAAAAACTTCAGATAACGTCGAGACGCTGGCAGGAGCCGCTCTAAAAGACATCGAGGAAAGCCAGAGGACCCTCTCCGCTAAAAAGTTCTCCCTAGGTGGCCGGATTGCCCATTTGTTTAAATCGATCGGAAGCTTCTTCGCTTCCATTCCGAAATTTTTCTCCAGGATCTCCTCCCCCGCTACAGAGACAACTCAGCCAATTGTTAAGTCCAGAGTGAAACTGCTTGCAGGCAAAACAAAAGCTGAGGGACAGGCCCCCACAAAGACACCGACTGCTCAAGGGGTCGATCTCACGCCCCAGCTCTCCATCAACCAAGCTACCACAGTATCGACGGGTTCTGATTTCACGATTTCCCCCTTCAAAGAACGAAGTGCTCTTACCGCACAGGATCAAGTCATAACCCCTTACGATGCGGAAAAGTTTCATTACGATTGGCAAATCAAAAACTCGCCGTTGCCTGAGGACGCGCAAAAAAAACAAATTGGCAAAGCCACGCCGGAAGAACTTTTGGGAATGACCTCGAGGGGCCTCTCTGTTTCGGCCGAAGAGTTCCTGGCTGCCGCAGAAAAACTTAAATCTAATCTTCCATCTAGTGGACAAGAGGGAGGTCCCCAGCTAACCACCCTCCACGACCTCTACTGCAGGGCTGCCGACCAATTCGAAGCCGCGGGCGACGTCACCAAGGCCTTCGAGGCGAGAGCAAATGCAGCCTCCTTTGCCGGCCCGGCAGCAAGCAGCAAGCTACACAATATGAGCCAGGCTGTCGCTTTCGGACAACAAGCACAAAAAAGCCCCCTTCTCCCTGCGCACTTCTCAGGGTTGGATACAGGAATTTTGAAGGGAGGATCTTTGAGAGCCTCCAACCGCACAATCAATGGAAATGAGATAACACAACTCGATTTCAAACTCAGCAGGTTTGCAAGGCAGGATCTTCAAGAACACTTATTGAACATCCAAAACAACTTGGCTGCCTTCGAAGCTTCCCTTCCTGCTGAACTCAAGGGTAAGGTGCGCATTACCGAAGTGAAAGATACCTTTCTTGGTAAAAAGCCGGATGGTTCATTTGCGGTAGAAGACGGCTATACTCCTTACGAAGCAACGGCCATCCAGATTGAATTCGGGGGGGTCGGATCCGTGATCATCGGTAACAACAAAGAGTTTGGATGCCTTTTCAACAACATTAAAGTACTGGTCAAAGCAGACCTTCCCGAGGGAAAGGCTGAGCAGCAAGTCCATCAGATGCTGACGATGCTGGGTGTCGGCCCCATACTCAATGAGCAGCGCCCCATGGATGAGGAGCGTCTCAAGACGGCTCTGATATTCCGTACCTACTACCCTCAACAAGCCACTAAAATGGAAAAAACCAAAGAGTTTTATGAGATGCCTTTGGATATGCTTAGGCAGAAGATCGAAGCGGAAGTACCCGAGATGAAGGATGTGTTCAAGAAATACGAAGACAATCCTGAGCTAATCGAGAAAAAGGAAATATATCCAGGGAAAACAACATTCTCTATTAACGATATCGGCATGCTGATGCGAAAAAAGGGAGCCTATGGCCTCATGGCAGGCGTCGGCAGTTACGTACCCGCTTCAGATGCCGCCGATACAGTTGTTTTGATGATGAAATATGGCGCCCTTGCCTCCCAGGACAGATTCCAGGCAGGACTGTTTGTGGAAGGCGCCTCCTCCGAGAAGGACTTACGTACTGGAGGCGGGGATCATGTGTTCACCCGACTGATCAACGACAAGACGGCGAAAGGCAAGCTAGCGGATACATATGGAGGAGATTTCACCTTCTCTGGCACATATCAAATGCTCTATGACCTCGATGTCTGCAACACCGGAGCATATGGCTACAAAACCGATGAATATGGCGTAAAGAACCCCGATCACAACGACTACTCAATTTACGCAGGAAGAAAAAACCTGCCGGAATTAGCCGAAATGACCGACAACTACAACAACGAGATCATGGTCAAAAACACCGTTCCCCCCGCAATGATTCGAGGCATTGTCTGCCAGACACAAGAAAATAAAGACGTTCTGGTGGAAAAGCTGACGGCGCAAGGCGTTATTGTAGACGGCAAAATCAATGGCAAACCGGTCGATTCGTTTATTCATGTCGCGAGCAAGTTCACGAAAGAGATGTGGGATAACTAA